In Falco biarmicus isolate bFalBia1 chromosome 5, bFalBia1.pri, whole genome shotgun sequence, a single genomic region encodes these proteins:
- the THAP5 gene encoding THAP domain-containing protein 5 isoform X1 translates to MPRYCAASCCKNRGGQSARDQRKLSFYPFPLHDKERLEKWLRNMKRDAWTPSKHQLLCSDHFTPDSLDVRWGIRYLKHTAVPTIFASPDDEEKDFSQNSPQELKTKDTEETNTKVVSEKASVSLEPCTPKKNPVSAENVGEEAEVVCSAVLSKPLQIQNLQLQNREGFQADSVALDSSSKQHIHQPNPVLMAAAVQSMEATSVCSSVEDPVGCTATVLQFTDPDYINSSLKLKNALGSITDYAVENPDSHVVGCSLEVQPTSENAVLLSTVTQTIEQFSGSEESVIAIIVPAESPEDPEIVNTTFLPIKQEFLDTEETETDKPVYMNAYGGSEVLQTEHSYCKQDIDRDHLWQKISKLHSKITLLEMQEIKTLGRLRSLEALIGQLKQENLLSEEKLKIVENCFTTLEVTMLQ, encoded by the exons AGAAATGGTTACGGAATATGAAACGAGATGCATGGACTCCAAGTAAGCACCAGCTTCTATGCAGTGATCATTTTACCCCTGATTCCCTTGATGTGCGATGGGGTATACGATACTTGAAACATACTGCTGTACCAACAATTTTCGCTTCCCCAGATGATGAG gagaaagatttttctcagaACAGCCCACAGGAGCTAAAGAcaaaagacacagaagaaacaaatacaaaggTCGTGTCAGAGAAAGCATCTGTATCACTTGAACCCTGTACGCCAAAGAAAAATCCTGTAAGTGCAGAAAATGTAGGTGAAGAAGCAGAAGTAGTTTGCTCAGCTGTTTTGAGTAAACCTTTACAAATTCAAAACCTGCAACTTCAAAACAGAGAAGGCTTTCAGGCAGACAGTGTTGCTCTTGATAGTTCATCTAAGCAGCATATACATCAACCTAATCCTGTTTTAATGGCAGCAGCAGTTCAAAGCATGGAAGCTACCAGTGTTTGCTCTTCTGTAGAGGATCCAGTAGGTTGTACAGCTACAGTTTTGCAATTTACAGACCCTGACTACATTAATTCAtctctgaaactgaaaaatgctttagGTTCAATTACTGACTATGCAGTTGAAAATCCTGACTCTCATGTGGTAGGTTGCTCGCTTGAAGTACAACCAACaagtgaaaatgcagttttactgAGTACAGTCACACAAACTATTGAACAGTTCAGCGGAAGTGAAGAATCTGTCATCGCTATTATTGTGCCAGCTGAGAGTCCAGAAGACCCTGAAATAGTAAATACTACTTTCCTGCCTATTAAGCAAGAGTTTCTTGACACAGAGGAGACAGAAACAGATAAACCTGTCTATATGAATGCATATGGTGGAAGTGAAGTATTACAAACTGAGCATTCATACTGCAAACAAGACATAGACAGAGATCACCTTTGGCAAAAAATTTCAAAGCTGCACTCTAAGATAACTCTACTTGAAATGCAGGAGATAAAAACTTTGGGGAGACTCAGATCCTTGGAAGCTCTTATTGGACAACTGAAGCAAGAAAAcctgctttctgaagaaaagttgAAGATTGTAGAAAACTGCTTTACAACACTCGAGGTGACTATGTTACAGTAA
- the THAP5 gene encoding THAP domain-containing protein 5 isoform X2, producing MKRDAWTPSKHQLLCSDHFTPDSLDVRWGIRYLKHTAVPTIFASPDDEEKDFSQNSPQELKTKDTEETNTKVVSEKASVSLEPCTPKKNPVSAENVGEEAEVVCSAVLSKPLQIQNLQLQNREGFQADSVALDSSSKQHIHQPNPVLMAAAVQSMEATSVCSSVEDPVGCTATVLQFTDPDYINSSLKLKNALGSITDYAVENPDSHVVGCSLEVQPTSENAVLLSTVTQTIEQFSGSEESVIAIIVPAESPEDPEIVNTTFLPIKQEFLDTEETETDKPVYMNAYGGSEVLQTEHSYCKQDIDRDHLWQKISKLHSKITLLEMQEIKTLGRLRSLEALIGQLKQENLLSEEKLKIVENCFTTLEVTMLQ from the exons ATGAAACGAGATGCATGGACTCCAAGTAAGCACCAGCTTCTATGCAGTGATCATTTTACCCCTGATTCCCTTGATGTGCGATGGGGTATACGATACTTGAAACATACTGCTGTACCAACAATTTTCGCTTCCCCAGATGATGAG gagaaagatttttctcagaACAGCCCACAGGAGCTAAAGAcaaaagacacagaagaaacaaatacaaaggTCGTGTCAGAGAAAGCATCTGTATCACTTGAACCCTGTACGCCAAAGAAAAATCCTGTAAGTGCAGAAAATGTAGGTGAAGAAGCAGAAGTAGTTTGCTCAGCTGTTTTGAGTAAACCTTTACAAATTCAAAACCTGCAACTTCAAAACAGAGAAGGCTTTCAGGCAGACAGTGTTGCTCTTGATAGTTCATCTAAGCAGCATATACATCAACCTAATCCTGTTTTAATGGCAGCAGCAGTTCAAAGCATGGAAGCTACCAGTGTTTGCTCTTCTGTAGAGGATCCAGTAGGTTGTACAGCTACAGTTTTGCAATTTACAGACCCTGACTACATTAATTCAtctctgaaactgaaaaatgctttagGTTCAATTACTGACTATGCAGTTGAAAATCCTGACTCTCATGTGGTAGGTTGCTCGCTTGAAGTACAACCAACaagtgaaaatgcagttttactgAGTACAGTCACACAAACTATTGAACAGTTCAGCGGAAGTGAAGAATCTGTCATCGCTATTATTGTGCCAGCTGAGAGTCCAGAAGACCCTGAAATAGTAAATACTACTTTCCTGCCTATTAAGCAAGAGTTTCTTGACACAGAGGAGACAGAAACAGATAAACCTGTCTATATGAATGCATATGGTGGAAGTGAAGTATTACAAACTGAGCATTCATACTGCAAACAAGACATAGACAGAGATCACCTTTGGCAAAAAATTTCAAAGCTGCACTCTAAGATAACTCTACTTGAAATGCAGGAGATAAAAACTTTGGGGAGACTCAGATCCTTGGAAGCTCTTATTGGACAACTGAAGCAAGAAAAcctgctttctgaagaaaagttgAAGATTGTAGAAAACTGCTTTACAACACTCGAGGTGACTATGTTACAGTAA